The genome window TGTTTTAAGGTGAAAAAAGGCTGAATTAAATGTTAGCATAGCCTTTTAAATCAACAAGTTTAATGAATTGTAGGTCGTAACAGAGTAAATTGCCTGCTAGTGACCTCAGAACCATTTGTGTCATTCCTTTTAGCAGTTGCATAGAGCAGGAAGATCAAAACTATTGTAGCTAACTGAACAAACTCTCGAAGAATTTGATCATATTGTCAACAATTTTAAGGCTCTATATCATGTTCACAGGGATATAGGTATTTGACACCTGAAGATTTAATTTTGTCCTGATTCAAAAGGACACTTAATTGACCATTCAAAAGTAGACTTTTTAAGATTGTCTTTATgtgaagaaccaaattcatgtaaCAGCTGAAGCTGAAGGATGCTGCCATATTAGTGGAGAAGATCATCTATTTGGGTAATCAAGTATATACAAATTGTAATTTCCTAATACTCTTTGTACTTTGCTATGATGCTGCTTCAAAAATAGGCACATGCTCTTCATCATCAGATAACATAGGTTGGCAATGAACTAGTTTTGACCCATCATATTTGTGCTTCTTTTAGTCTTTGCAAGTTTCTGATACAATTACCACTCACTGACTGATGACTCAAGGCAAATTGTTGAATTTTGATAGACAGGAGGTCCTTCGGTTGAGGTTCCACTGGGACGAAGAGATGGATTGGTTTCATCAGCATCAAATGTCAGGCCAAACATGGTGGACACGAGCTTCTCTGTCGACGAGTTGGCTCAACGCTTCACCACCAAAGGATTGTCCATGGATGACCTTGTAGTCCTTTCAGGTAATCCTCATAGCTAATACTAACTTCCAATGCCTTTTGTAAGCTCATCCAATCTCACCGAATGATCTCCTTTGCCGTCCAAGGTGCTCATACCGTCGGTTCATCTCACTGCGACGCGTTCAGCGAGCGGTTCAAGCAGAGTTCCAATGGAACCATGGTGCCCGTCGACACTTCTCTGGAGAAAGGGTACGCAAAGCAGCTCGCCGAGACATGCCGGGCCGGTGCAAGCGCCACCACCATGGTCGACAACGATCCTTCGACTCCCTCTTTGTTTGATAACCAGTACTACGTCAATCTGCTGGCCAACAGGGGCCTTCTCCATTCGGACTCGGTCCTGGTCACCGATGCCAGAACAAGGAACACAGTGGAGGCCTTTTCCGAGAGCCAGGATGCCTTCTTCATGAGCTGGGCGGAGTCATTCGTGAAGCTCTCCATCATCGACGTCAAGACGGGCGACGATGGGGAGATTAGATTTTCTTGCTCCAGTGTGAATGGCTAGAGAGGGTGATAACTCATCGTGGATTCGTTGTGCAGTTCTTCTTTCAATCTTTGGTTCTACTCTATCCTACCTCTCAGGTTCTCTTCATCAGATAACTACTTGTTTCTCCATAAGCGTGGCAAATATCACTTGCATCAGATAATGTGAAACCAGCATAAGAAATTCCCTtgtcattttttatatttcttttatctcatattattaattaattaattttaaagatctaaaattaatataaataaagacTCTTCTAAATatatgaaatgaaaaaaaaatatatcttcaaGTAAAAGTCTTTTCCACTATAAAGAGTTGATATCGCTTGTTGTCTTTTGTCATTTTGTTATGATCCCTTTTAATAATATTTCTTTGATTTTATTTTCGTTCTACcttaattatttttgctctaataccaattaacaTAATGAAAACAAAATCAAGaaaatactaacaaaattattagagaaattaatttcttatagtgaaaaatatttttataattctatAAACTTAGAGGGAGCCTTTATTTATATTAGTTTTAGATCTTAAAAATCAGtttgtaaaatttaaaaaaaaatataaatacaaataataaatgaataactttaaaatctttaaAAATAGTTTTTGTAGATTATTTTCAAAGAATTTAAAGTAATCCacttatcatttttatgtttcttttatcccaaTTATTAGTTAACTAGTTTTCAAGAACTAAAACTAGTATAAATAAAGGTAtggaatcattaaacataaacataagatAGAATCCATTCTACGTCATCTGCTTGAGTAAATGTCATTTCCTCGTTCGAGACCTGTTGGCCAAATAGGTGAAGTTTATACACACAGCAGGCTTCCTTTATTGCAGACATGTTTCATTACAAGTGAATCGATCCAAAAGGGACCTTAGTAAAGAATGGAGCAGGCAGCTGATGAGATGAGAGAGGGGACAAGATGAAAACTCCAAGCTAGTTTCTTGGATGATTTCTACAAGTTGGGTCTTGTCTCATCTCAATCAGCCATGCAAGTAGGAGAATGATGACTGCACAAGGATTCCTTGTCTTCATGGGAGCAGTATCCATCAACTCTGGAGATAAGATCTCCATGTCTTTCAACTCTAATGTCATCTATCAGTATCCATCAACTCTGGAGATCAATGTCATGATTAAGAGATTTCCCGAGGCAAgtagttgatgatgatgatgatgttctgCTGCAACAAATCAAGTAGCAGCAAAATCATATACAGATTTTGGCACCCTCTTTTTAGAACTGTGCTTGCTTAATTTTAGTTTCAAGAATCACCAAAAAATGTTCCATGTTTCTTTCAGATTcaaatcagagagagagagagatgaaagtaAAAGATGGCATTGTCATTCGAAAAGTTAGAAGACATTCCCCTGGTTTATCATGTATTCTGTACAACCATTGGCTTCTTCTTCGCTCAGATACTCGAGAATGGAGCTACACTTGCATGAAACAAGTGCTAAATGACAATCTATGCTGAACTAATAGACAAAAAAGTTGGTTCTCCTTTTTCATTTCAAAAGGTCTCAATCTGAACCTATCTCTGCCCTCCAATGAATCTCCACTGGTTCGTTGATGAGTGGTGTGTGTCAGTGGAGAGTAGCGAT of Musa acuminata AAA Group cultivar baxijiao chromosome BXJ2-3, Cavendish_Baxijiao_AAA, whole genome shotgun sequence contains these proteins:
- the LOC103976913 gene encoding peroxidase 18-like; translation: MDPKLHQTILLSSFKLIPFIFIAVFLLSTPSASQLSSDFYLFSCPNVERLVRNTVESASALDSTIPGKLLRLLFHDCLIEGCDASVLIQGKGTERSDPANKSLGGFYVVDSAKELLEVLCPGTVSCADILVLAARDAVELTGGPSVEVPLGRRDGLVSSASNVRPNMVDTSFSVDELAQRFTTKGLSMDDLVVLSGAHTVGSSHCDAFSERFKQSSNGTMVPVDTSLEKGYAKQLAETCRAGASATTMVDNDPSTPSLFDNQYYVNLLANRGLLHSDSVLVTDARTRNTVEAFSESQDAFFMSWAESFVKLSIIDVKTGDDGEIRFSCSSVNG